The Thermodesulfobacteriota bacterium genome includes a window with the following:
- the pgsA gene encoding CDP-diacylglycerol--glycerol-3-phosphate 3-phosphatidyltransferase, whose product MTEKPGLMAMLSNPNVLTMSRIAAGPLIVILLLFPMNRFTFFLAALIFSAASITDYFDGYFARKYGRISGFGKAMDPLADKILTACAFIMLTAEGLIPGWVVCVIIGRELAVTGLRNILAGKGEDISASFWGKWKTGFQIGTLIPLLIHYEYFGIDFHALGMLVLWVAVALTIWSGIDYFVKARAVFMSDAFS is encoded by the coding sequence ATGACAGAAAAACCAGGCCTCATGGCCATGTTGAGCAACCCCAACGTGCTGACCATGTCCCGCATTGCAGCCGGTCCGTTGATCGTGATCCTGCTGCTGTTCCCCATGAACCGGTTCACCTTTTTTCTGGCGGCCCTGATTTTTTCCGCCGCCTCCATCACGGACTATTTTGATGGATATTTCGCCAGAAAATACGGTCGCATATCCGGGTTCGGCAAGGCCATGGATCCGCTGGCGGACAAAATACTGACGGCCTGCGCCTTTATCATGCTGACCGCCGAAGGTCTGATTCCCGGCTGGGTGGTATGCGTTATTATCGGCCGGGAACTGGCGGTGACGGGTTTACGGAACATTCTGGCCGGTAAGGGAGAGGATATTTCCGCTTCCTTCTGGGGAAAATGGAAGACCGGTTTCCAGATTGGTACGCTGATTCCCCTGCTGATCCATTATGAATATTTCGGGATCGACTTTCATGCCCTGGGGATGCTGGTGCTGTGGGTGGCGGTGGCTCTGACCATCTGGTCGGGGATTGATTACTTTGTCAAGGCCCGGGCGGTTTTCATGTCCGATGCCTTTTCCTGA
- the fsa gene encoding fructose-6-phosphate aldolase, with the protein MKFFIDTANIDEIKEAVKMGMADGVTTNPSLIAKEKGDFKTIIKQICKVVDGPISAEVISLDTEGMITEARDLAKIHENIVIKIPMTVDGLKAVKALAKEGIRTNVTLVFSPLQALMAAKAGAAYVSPFVGRLDDLSADGMALVEQIVDIYDNYGFDTEIIVASVRNPLHVLESALLGADIATIPFNVLEKLAAHPMTDKGIKAFMADWEKSKKKK; encoded by the coding sequence ATGAAATTTTTTATTGATACAGCCAACATCGACGAAATCAAGGAAGCCGTTAAAATGGGGATGGCGGACGGTGTGACTACCAACCCGTCTCTGATCGCCAAAGAAAAAGGGGACTTCAAGACGATTATCAAGCAGATCTGCAAAGTCGTCGACGGACCCATCAGCGCCGAGGTCATCAGCCTGGATACGGAAGGAATGATCACGGAAGCACGGGATCTGGCCAAGATCCATGAGAATATCGTCATCAAGATTCCCATGACCGTGGACGGGTTGAAGGCGGTCAAGGCCCTGGCCAAAGAGGGGATCCGCACCAATGTCACGCTGGTTTTTTCTCCGCTTCAGGCCCTGATGGCCGCCAAAGCCGGCGCCGCTTATGTCAGCCCGTTTGTCGGACGCCTGGACGATCTGTCGGCCGACGGTATGGCGCTGGTGGAGCAGATCGTCGATATTTACGATAATTACGGGTTTGACACGGAGATCATCGTGGCCAGTGTCCGCAATCCCCTGCATGTGCTGGAGTCGGCGCTGCTGGGCGCGGACATCGCCACTATTCCGTTCAACGTTCTGGAGAAACTGGCGGCCCACCCCATGACGGATAAAGGGATCAAGGCCTTTATGGCGGACTGGGAAAAATCGAAGAAGAAAAAATAG
- the folK gene encoding 2-amino-4-hydroxy-6-hydroxymethyldihydropteridine diphosphokinase, with translation MMRHIAYISIGSNVGDRAENCSSAMAAIAAVDGIEVISRSKLFWTEPVDYLDQPWFVNAMVKISTTLEPFELLSVLKKIERESGRAEQKIRFGPRVLDLDILFYEDRVINSDRLVLPHPRMHQRGFVLRPFCDIDPTVEHPVYKKNVQQLFDMLDEQGQEVRVYE, from the coding sequence ATGATGCGGCATATTGCCTATATTTCCATTGGTTCCAATGTCGGCGACCGGGCGGAAAACTGCAGCAGCGCCATGGCGGCGATTGCCGCCGTGGACGGGATAGAAGTGATCAGCCGGTCCAAGCTGTTCTGGACCGAACCGGTGGATTATCTGGATCAGCCGTGGTTTGTCAACGCCATGGTCAAAATCAGCACCACCCTGGAACCGTTTGAGTTGCTGAGCGTATTAAAGAAGATTGAACGCGAGTCGGGCCGGGCGGAGCAGAAGATCCGGTTCGGACCGCGGGTGCTGGATCTGGATATCCTCTTTTATGAGGACCGGGTGATCAATTCCGACAGACTGGTGTTGCCTCATCCGAGAATGCACCAGCGGGGTTTTGTCCTGCGGCCGTTCTGCGATATTGACCCGACGGTGGAGCATCCCGTTTATAAAAAAAATGTGCAGCAATTGTTTGACATGCTGGATGAACAGGGGCAGGAAGTGCGGGTGTATGAATGA
- the argH gene encoding argininosuccinate lyase, whose protein sequence is MADKPWSGRFSEKTDRAVELFTASIDTDRRLARWDIRGSIAHCRMLARQKVITDQEAAAIIEGMEAIEKDMDAGRFMFSDALEDVHMNIEAALTERIGPVAGKLHTGRSRNDQVAVDVRLWLREETGNMIEGLKALRRKIVAMARDHIDVIMPGYTHLQRAQPVRLAHHLMAYYEMFSRDGQRFRDCLRRINVMPLGSAALAGTTYPLDRVYVASLLGFEGVSANSMDAVSDRDFVIEFLADASICMMHFSRLAEEMILWASSEFRFISFSDAFATGSSIMPQKKNPDIPELIRGKTGRVYGALVALLTTMKSLPLAYNRDMQEDKPPLFDAVDTLAACIDIGARMLDNITINREMMRRAAAAGFLNATDMADYLVGKGLPFREAHALAGKAVAAAIEKGCELQELALDELKRFSEHFDRDVYDVLGLERVTDTRNTYGGTARSGVLDRIAEAEKDLEEE, encoded by the coding sequence ATGGCAGATAAACCATGGAGCGGCAGGTTCTCTGAGAAGACCGACCGGGCGGTGGAACTGTTTACGGCCTCGATCGACACCGATCGTCGCCTGGCCCGATGGGACATCCGGGGGAGTATCGCCCACTGTCGCATGCTGGCCCGGCAGAAGGTCATCACCGATCAGGAAGCGGCCGCCATCATCGAGGGGATGGAAGCCATCGAAAAGGATATGGACGCCGGCCGGTTTATGTTTTCCGATGCCCTGGAAGACGTGCACATGAATATCGAGGCCGCCCTGACGGAGCGGATCGGCCCCGTGGCCGGGAAATTGCACACGGGCCGCAGCCGGAACGATCAGGTGGCCGTTGACGTCCGGCTGTGGCTGCGGGAAGAGACCGGGAACATGATTGAGGGGTTGAAGGCCCTGCGGCGCAAAATCGTGGCCATGGCCCGGGATCACATTGACGTGATCATGCCCGGGTACACTCACCTGCAGAGGGCCCAGCCGGTGCGGCTGGCCCATCACCTGATGGCCTATTACGAGATGTTCTCCCGGGATGGCCAACGTTTCCGCGACTGCCTGCGGCGGATCAACGTCATGCCCCTGGGCAGCGCCGCCCTGGCCGGGACCACTTATCCCCTGGACCGGGTGTACGTGGCCTCACTCCTGGGGTTTGAGGGGGTGTCGGCCAACAGCATGGACGCCGTGTCGGACCGGGATTTTGTCATCGAGTTCCTGGCGGACGCCAGCATCTGCATGATGCATTTTTCGAGGCTGGCCGAGGAGATGATCCTCTGGGCGTCGTCGGAATTCAGGTTCATCTCGTTTTCGGACGCCTTTGCCACGGGCAGCAGCATCATGCCCCAGAAGAAGAACCCCGACATCCCGGAACTGATCCGGGGAAAGACCGGCCGGGTATACGGCGCCCTGGTGGCGCTGCTGACCACCATGAAGTCCCTGCCGCTGGCCTACAACCGGGACATGCAGGAGGACAAGCCGCCGCTGTTTGATGCCGTGGATACCCTGGCCGCCTGCATCGACATCGGCGCCCGGATGCTGGACAATATCACCATCAACCGGGAAATGATGCGCCGGGCCGCCGCCGCCGGATTCCTGAACGCCACCGATATGGCCGACTATCTCGTCGGCAAGGGGCTCCCCTTCCGGGAAGCGCACGCCCTTGCCGGCAAAGCGGTGGCCGCCGCTATTGAGAAGGGGTGCGAGCTGCAGGAATTGGCCCTGGATGAACTGAAACGGTTTTCCGAACATTTTGACCGGGATGTGTATGACGTCCTTGGACTGGAACGGGTGACGGACACGAGAAACACTTACGGCGGCACCGCCAGAAGCGGTGTGCTGGACCGGATCGCGGAGGCGGAAAAAGACCTTGAAGAGGAATAA
- a CDS encoding argininosuccinate synthase, with protein MNDIKKVVLAYSGGLDTSVILKWLIETYGCEVVTFSADIGQEEELSGIKEKAAKTGAVKAYVDDLREEFVTDYVFPAFRANAIYEGQYLLGTSLARPLIAKRQIEIAEAEGADTVSHGATGKGNDQVRFELSYFALKPDIKIIAPWREWDLGSRTALMAFAEKHGIPVPTTAAKPYSTDRNLLHISYEGGVLEDPWNQPPDDMFTLTVSPRQAPDQAEVVEIGFEKGNPVSINGQVLSPAALLSGLNRLGGKHGIGRADIVENRFVGMKSRGVYETPGGTILRAAHMAMESITMDREVMHLRDSLIPRYAEMIYYGFWFAPERRLLQQLIDQAQANVSGTVRLELYKGNCRVLGRKSEKSLYSVDFATFEKDSVYRQKDAEGFIRLNALRLRLGRLLGE; from the coding sequence TTGAACGATATCAAGAAAGTGGTCCTGGCCTATTCCGGCGGCCTGGACACGTCCGTTATATTAAAATGGCTGATTGAAACCTACGGCTGTGAGGTGGTCACCTTTTCGGCCGATATCGGTCAGGAGGAAGAGCTGTCGGGCATAAAAGAAAAGGCCGCCAAAACCGGCGCCGTCAAAGCCTATGTGGATGATCTCCGGGAAGAGTTCGTGACCGATTATGTTTTCCCGGCCTTTCGGGCCAACGCCATCTATGAAGGCCAGTACCTTCTGGGTACGTCCCTGGCCCGGCCGCTGATCGCCAAACGGCAGATCGAAATCGCCGAAGCCGAGGGCGCGGATACCGTCAGCCACGGCGCCACCGGCAAGGGCAACGACCAGGTGCGGTTTGAACTGAGTTATTTCGCCCTCAAGCCGGACATTAAAATTATCGCTCCCTGGCGGGAATGGGACCTGGGCTCCCGGACGGCCCTGATGGCCTTTGCCGAAAAACACGGCATTCCGGTGCCGACCACGGCCGCCAAACCCTACAGCACCGACCGCAATCTGCTGCACATCAGTTACGAGGGCGGGGTTCTGGAAGACCCCTGGAACCAGCCGCCGGATGATATGTTTACCCTGACGGTTTCTCCCCGTCAGGCCCCTGACCAGGCCGAGGTCGTTGAAATCGGTTTTGAAAAAGGCAACCCCGTCAGCATAAACGGCCAGGTCCTGTCTCCGGCTGCCCTCCTGTCCGGCCTGAACCGGCTGGGCGGAAAGCACGGCATCGGCCGGGCCGATATCGTCGAAAACCGTTTCGTGGGCATGAAATCCCGCGGCGTGTATGAGACGCCCGGCGGTACCATCCTGCGGGCGGCCCACATGGCCATGGAGTCCATCACCATGGACCGGGAGGTGATGCACCTGCGGGATTCCCTGATTCCCCGGTACGCGGAGATGATTTATTACGGGTTCTGGTTTGCTCCGGAAAGACGATTGCTGCAGCAGTTGATTGATCAGGCCCAGGCCAACGTTTCCGGCACGGTTCGGCTGGAACTTTACAAGGGCAATTGCCGGGTGCTGGGCCGGAAATCGGAGAAATCGTTGTACAGCGTTGATTTTGCCACGTTCGAGAAAGATTCGGTCTACCGGCAGAAGGACGCCGAAGGCTTTATCCGCCTGAACGCGCTGCGACTGCGGCTGGGCAGACTGCTGGGAGAGTAG
- the argF gene encoding ornithine carbamoyltransferase → MIKDILTLTELTRQGMSDLFALAAELKARYRKGIVDGFLRGRVLGLVFDKHSTRTRVSFEAAMNQLGGSVIYMSSGDMQVARDEPVRDTARVLSGYIDALAIRTYSQELIEEYAQYADIPIINALSDKHHPCQVLSDLLTIIEHKGGWEGLKIVWVGDGNNVANSWINACAVLGFSLVLACPEGYQPDAGVLAAARSGGSGTISVAADPAEAVRGADVLYTDVWASMGQEDERAERLKAFAGFQLDGALVSRAAADVVVMHCLPAHRGEEITDEVLEGDRSIVWDQAENKLHMHKAILKWLIENNMKRRGEKR, encoded by the coding sequence GTGATAAAAGATATTTTAACGCTGACCGAATTAACCCGCCAGGGCATGAGCGATCTGTTCGCCCTGGCCGCGGAGTTGAAGGCAAGATACCGGAAGGGTATTGTCGACGGTTTTCTGCGGGGACGGGTGCTGGGGCTGGTGTTCGACAAACACTCCACCCGGACGCGGGTCTCCTTTGAAGCCGCCATGAATCAACTCGGCGGATCGGTGATCTACATGAGCTCCGGGGATATGCAGGTCGCCCGGGACGAGCCGGTCAGGGACACGGCCCGGGTCCTGTCCGGCTACATCGACGCCCTGGCCATCCGGACCTATTCCCAGGAACTCATCGAGGAGTACGCGCAGTACGCCGACATACCGATCATCAACGCCTTGAGTGACAAGCATCATCCCTGCCAGGTATTGAGCGATCTGCTTACCATCATCGAGCATAAAGGCGGCTGGGAAGGGCTGAAGATCGTCTGGGTGGGGGACGGCAACAACGTGGCCAACTCCTGGATCAATGCCTGCGCGGTGCTGGGCTTCAGCCTCGTACTGGCCTGCCCGGAAGGGTATCAGCCTGACGCGGGTGTCCTGGCCGCGGCCCGGAGCGGAGGTTCGGGAACCATTTCCGTGGCCGCCGATCCGGCGGAGGCGGTCCGCGGGGCTGATGTCCTTTACACTGATGTCTGGGCCAGCATGGGCCAGGAAGATGAACGGGCCGAGCGGCTTAAGGCGTTCGCCGGCTTCCAGCTGGATGGTGCCCTGGTCTCCCGGGCCGCGGCCGATGTCGTGGTCATGCACTGCCTGCCCGCCCACCGGGGCGAGGAGATCACCGACGAGGTGCTGGAGGGAGACCGTTCCATTGTCTGGGACCAGGCGGAAAACAAGCTCCACATGCACAAGGCCATCCTGAAATGGCTGATCGAAAACAATATGAAAAGAAGAGGAGAAAAGCGTTGA
- a CDS encoding acetylornithine transaminase: protein MSEAIKAKAESVLARTYNRMPLVFVKGEGCTLWDADGKSYTDFLAGIAVCSLGHAHPDVAEALCRQAGQLMHVSNLFYTLPQIELASWLVERSFADRVFFCNSGTEANEAAIKLARKYFSVKEEKRHNIITMKQSFHGRTLGSLAATGQKKIQDGFEPLLPGFEYVPFNDPEALAARMTPDTCAVMLEPIQGEGGVICPDPGYLEKVRRMCDEHGALLIYDEVQTGIGRTGKLFAYEHSGVSPDIMTLAKALGNGLPIGAMLATEKVASAFSHGSHASTFGGTPTICAASLAVLKCIERDGLLEKCRTTGEYFKGRLLSLKAKHAVVKDVRGLGLLIGMELSCEGAPIVKACLEKGYIINCIQNKVLRFVPPLIVSKEEIDGLIACLDQVLGEGK from the coding sequence ATGAGCGAAGCAATAAAAGCAAAAGCGGAGTCGGTTCTGGCGCGGACTTACAACCGGATGCCGCTGGTATTCGTAAAAGGCGAGGGTTGCACCCTCTGGGACGCGGACGGAAAATCATATACCGATTTTCTGGCGGGAATCGCCGTCTGCAGCCTGGGCCACGCCCACCCTGATGTGGCCGAAGCGCTGTGCCGGCAGGCCGGGCAGCTGATGCATGTGTCCAACCTGTTCTACACCCTGCCGCAGATCGAGCTGGCCTCCTGGCTGGTGGAGAGAAGTTTCGCCGACCGGGTCTTTTTCTGCAACAGCGGGACCGAGGCCAACGAGGCCGCCATCAAGCTGGCCCGGAAATACTTTTCCGTCAAGGAAGAAAAGCGCCACAACATCATTACCATGAAGCAGTCCTTTCATGGCCGGACCCTGGGGTCATTGGCCGCCACCGGCCAGAAAAAGATCCAGGACGGGTTCGAGCCCCTGCTGCCCGGGTTTGAGTATGTCCCCTTCAACGACCCGGAGGCCCTGGCCGCCCGGATGACGCCGGACACCTGCGCGGTCATGCTGGAGCCGATCCAGGGGGAGGGTGGGGTGATCTGCCCGGATCCCGGATACCTGGAAAAGGTCCGGCGGATGTGTGATGAGCACGGCGCCCTGCTGATTTACGACGAGGTCCAGACCGGCATCGGCCGGACGGGAAAACTTTTCGCCTACGAGCATTCCGGCGTCAGCCCGGACATCATGACCCTGGCCAAGGCCCTGGGCAACGGCCTGCCCATCGGCGCCATGCTGGCGACAGAGAAGGTGGCGTCTGCTTTTTCCCACGGCTCGCATGCTTCGACGTTCGGCGGCACGCCGACCATCTGCGCCGCGTCACTGGCGGTGTTAAAGTGCATCGAGCGGGACGGGCTGCTGGAAAAGTGCCGGACAACGGGAGAGTACTTCAAGGGTCGGCTGCTGTCCCTGAAAGCAAAGCACGCGGTAGTAAAGGATGTGCGGGGCCTGGGTCTGCTGATCGGGATGGAACTTTCCTGCGAAGGCGCGCCGATCGTCAAGGCCTGCCTGGAGAAAGGCTACATCATCAACTGCATTCAGAACAAGGTGCTGCGCTTCGTGCCCCCGCTGATCGTCTCAAAGGAGGAGATCGACGGCCTGATCGCCTGCCTGGATCAGGTGCTGGGGGAAGGGAAATAA
- the argB gene encoding acetylglutamate kinase: MEPSVADILIESLPYIRRFSGMTIVVKYGGHAMVDEQLKIDFARDMTLLKFIGINPVIVHGGGPQINSVLKKMGIESSFVRGMRYTDEATMDVVEMVLGGKVNKSIVAQINQCGGKAVGLSGKDGGLISATKLTIISEPEGGSPPEILDPGLVGDVTAISPAVIDTLTRQGFIPVIAPIGTGKNGETFNINADLVASRMAGALSAGRLILLTDVDGVLDKNKKLISSIDAATIRDMIADKSVTGGMIPKIEYALAAIESGVEKVQIINGTRRHAVLLELFTDQGIGTEVTK, translated from the coding sequence ATGGAACCCAGTGTTGCGGATATATTGATTGAGTCGCTGCCCTATATCCGGCGGTTTTCGGGCATGACCATCGTGGTCAAGTACGGCGGCCATGCCATGGTGGACGAGCAGCTGAAAATCGATTTTGCCCGGGATATGACCCTGCTCAAATTCATCGGCATCAATCCGGTGATCGTACACGGGGGCGGGCCTCAGATCAATTCCGTTTTAAAAAAGATGGGGATCGAGTCCAGTTTTGTCCGGGGTATGCGCTATACCGACGAGGCCACCATGGATGTGGTCGAGATGGTGCTGGGCGGCAAGGTGAACAAGTCCATCGTGGCCCAGATCAACCAGTGCGGCGGCAAGGCCGTGGGGTTGAGCGGCAAGGACGGCGGTCTGATCTCCGCCACCAAGCTGACCATCATCAGCGAACCGGAAGGGGGCTCTCCGCCGGAAATCCTCGACCCGGGGCTGGTCGGTGACGTCACGGCCATTTCGCCGGCGGTGATCGACACCCTGACCCGCCAGGGCTTTATCCCGGTCATCGCGCCCATCGGTACGGGTAAAAACGGAGAAACATTCAATATCAACGCCGATTTGGTGGCCTCCCGGATGGCCGGGGCCCTGTCGGCCGGCCGCCTGATTCTGCTGACGGACGTGGACGGCGTCCTGGATAAGAACAAGAAACTGATTTCATCCATTGACGCGGCCACCATTCGCGACATGATCGCCGATAAATCAGTTACCGGGGGTATGATCCCCAAAATCGAATACGCCCTGGCCGCCATCGAGAGCGGCGTGGAAAAGGTCCAGATCATCAACGGGACCCGGCGTCACGCGGTCCTGCTGGAACTGTTCACCGATCAGGGCATAGGAACGGAAGTGACAAAATGA
- the hslU gene encoding ATP-dependent protease ATPase subunit HslU — MSELKPVHIVKELDKYIIGQGRAKRSVAIALRNRWRRRQVPEELRDEIAPKNIILIGPTGVGKTEIARRLANLADSPFYKVEASKFTEVGYVGRDVESMIRDLVELTVNKEKAAQQEAVKPKARENAEERLLDILLPIAGRQRNADDDNSEETPAGLAVAEESPSSTREKMRNMLRQGRLNDRFVDLEMPERNMPIVEIFSSAGMEEMGINFKDMLSGLMPKNMKKRKVRVSEALEILAAEESQGLVDMEQVVRDAIARVEQTGIIFLDEIDKITGSGREHGPDVSREGVQRDLLPVVEGCTVTTKYGPVKTDHILFIASGAFQSSKPSDLIPELQGRFPIRVGLDALGKNEFVRILKEPKNALLLQYTALLRTEGVEVIFRDDAVEEIAGIAEEVNNKMENIGARRLHTLMECLLEDILFDAPDIPSTRIEIDSAYVNDKLKDIKADEDLSRFIL; from the coding sequence ATGAGTGAATTAAAACCCGTTCATATTGTCAAAGAGCTGGATAAATATATCATCGGGCAGGGCCGGGCCAAGCGGTCCGTGGCCATTGCCTTGAGAAACCGCTGGCGCCGGCGTCAGGTGCCCGAGGAACTGCGCGATGAGATTGCGCCTAAGAACATCATCCTGATCGGTCCCACCGGCGTCGGCAAGACGGAAATCGCCAGGCGTCTGGCCAACCTGGCGGATTCGCCTTTTTACAAGGTCGAGGCGTCCAAATTCACGGAAGTGGGCTATGTCGGCCGGGATGTCGAATCCATGATCCGGGACCTGGTGGAATTGACGGTGAACAAGGAAAAGGCGGCTCAGCAGGAAGCGGTAAAGCCCAAGGCCAGGGAGAATGCCGAAGAACGGCTGCTGGATATCCTCCTGCCCATCGCCGGTCGGCAGCGAAATGCCGATGACGACAACAGCGAGGAAACGCCCGCCGGCCTTGCCGTGGCTGAGGAAAGCCCTTCATCCACCCGGGAAAAAATGCGGAACATGCTCCGACAGGGCAGATTGAACGATCGCTTTGTAGACCTGGAGATGCCGGAAAGGAACATGCCCATCGTGGAAATTTTTTCCAGCGCCGGTATGGAGGAGATGGGTATCAATTTCAAGGATATGCTGTCCGGACTGATGCCCAAGAACATGAAGAAGAGGAAGGTCAGGGTGTCCGAGGCCCTGGAGATTCTCGCGGCCGAGGAGAGCCAGGGCCTGGTCGACATGGAGCAGGTGGTCCGTGACGCCATTGCCCGGGTGGAGCAGACCGGCATCATTTTTTTAGACGAGATCGACAAGATCACGGGGTCCGGCCGGGAGCACGGCCCGGATGTCTCCAGGGAAGGCGTGCAGCGGGATCTGCTGCCGGTGGTGGAGGGGTGTACGGTCACGACCAAATACGGTCCGGTCAAAACCGATCACATTCTTTTTATCGCTTCCGGCGCTTTTCAGTCGAGCAAACCCTCGGACCTGATCCCGGAGCTTCAGGGCCGCTTTCCCATCCGGGTGGGCCTGGACGCTCTGGGCAAAAATGAGTTTGTCCGGATTCTGAAGGAGCCGAAGAACGCGCTGCTGCTTCAATACACGGCCCTGCTCCGCACCGAGGGCGTTGAAGTCATCTTCCGGGATGACGCAGTGGAGGAGATCGCCGGTATTGCCGAAGAGGTCAACAATAAAATGGAGAACATCGGCGCCCGGCGGCTGCACACCCTGATGGAGTGCCTGCTGGAGGATATCCTGTTTGACGCGCCGGACATACCCAGTACACGGATCGAAATCGACAGCGCCTATGTGAATGATAAGCTCAAGGACATCAAAGCGGACGAGGATCTGAGCCGGTTCATCCTGTAA
- the hslV gene encoding ATP-dependent protease subunit HslV, producing MPENSGSPAIRGTTILALRHNGKTVVAGDGQVTLDKTIIKHTARKVRRIYKDRIIVGVAGATADALNLSERLESKLERYNGNLTRAAVDLAKDWRTDKYLRRLEALMITVDDEHMYLVSGSGDVIEPDKEVIGIGSGSVAAQAAALALMEHSALDAVEIAREAMRIAATYCIYTNTQVTIEELNGRREGEKTENGHE from the coding sequence ATCCCAGAAAATAGCGGCAGCCCGGCAATCCGGGGCACCACCATCCTCGCGCTCAGGCACAACGGCAAAACCGTGGTGGCCGGCGACGGACAGGTGACCCTGGACAAGACCATCATCAAGCATACCGCCAGAAAGGTGCGGCGCATTTACAAGGACCGGATTATCGTCGGCGTGGCCGGGGCCACGGCCGACGCGCTGAACCTTTCCGAGCGTCTGGAATCGAAACTGGAACGGTATAACGGCAATCTGACCCGGGCCGCCGTTGACCTGGCCAAGGACTGGCGCACGGATAAATATTTAAGGCGGCTGGAAGCCCTGATGATCACCGTGGACGACGAGCATATGTATCTGGTCTCGGGCAGCGGCGACGTGATCGAGCCCGATAAAGAGGTGATCGGTATCGGGTCGGGAAGCGTCGCGGCCCAGGCCGCGGCCCTGGCGCTGATGGAGCATTCGGCCCTGGACGCGGTGGAAATCGCCCGGGAGGCCATGCGCATCGCGGCCACCTATTGTATTTACACCAACACCCAGGTGACCATCGAAGAACTGAATGGGCGGCGGGAAGGCGAAAAAACGGAAAACGGCCATGAGTGA
- a CDS encoding tyrosine recombinase XerC produces MPLKQDKTGRLQDQAEQFIESLATEKGYSPHTLRAYAGDLQEFIGFLGQKVSASPVDGKNPLTETISVFSIRGYLAWLHKKAVDKRSVSRKLSTLRSFFRYLEKRGLAADNPAEGVLSPKTGEKIPAYLSVDDTFRLLDSIHGDTVLALRNRAIFETIYSAGIRVSEAAGLDVSSLDAEQGVIRVYGKGGKERLVPVGHQAIFAIREYRRKLSEAAGIPMTRGPLFLNSRNGRLTTRSMARILKQIAVACGLTLPISPHALRHSFATHLLDAGADLRVVQEMLGHKSLSTTQKYTHLTIDKLMEVYDRAHPRK; encoded by the coding sequence TTGCCGTTGAAACAGGACAAAACAGGCCGGTTGCAAGATCAGGCCGAGCAGTTTATCGAATCGCTGGCAACGGAAAAGGGCTATTCTCCGCACACATTAAGGGCCTATGCCGGCGACCTCCAGGAGTTTATCGGGTTTCTGGGGCAGAAGGTAAGCGCATCCCCGGTTGACGGGAAAAACCCTTTGACGGAAACGATTTCCGTTTTTTCCATTCGCGGGTACCTCGCCTGGCTGCATAAAAAAGCAGTCGATAAGCGCTCGGTTTCTCGTAAGTTGTCGACGCTCCGTTCTTTTTTCCGGTATCTGGAGAAAAGGGGCCTGGCCGCGGACAACCCCGCCGAAGGGGTTCTATCGCCTAAAACCGGCGAAAAGATACCCGCTTATCTGTCGGTGGACGATACGTTCCGTCTGCTGGACTCGATACATGGAGACACGGTTCTGGCTTTAAGAAACCGGGCGATATTTGAAACTATTTACTCTGCCGGGATACGGGTGTCCGAGGCGGCGGGTCTGGACGTGTCCAGTCTCGACGCCGAGCAGGGCGTTATCCGGGTCTATGGCAAGGGCGGCAAGGAACGCCTGGTGCCGGTCGGGCACCAGGCAATATTCGCCATTCGTGAATACCGCCGGAAACTGTCCGAAGCAGCGGGTATTCCCATGACGCGAGGTCCGCTTTTTCTAAACAGCCGAAACGGCCGTTTGACTACACGGTCCATGGCCCGGATTCTCAAGCAGATAGCCGTGGCCTGTGGCCTGACGCTGCCCATATCGCCTCACGCGCTGCGGCACTCTTTCGCGACCCATCTGCTGGACGCGGGTGCTGACTTGAGGGTGGTGCAGGAAATGCTCGGGCATAAAAGCCTGTCGACAACCCAGAAATATACGCATCTGACCATCGATAAACTGATGGAGGTATATGACCGTGCCCATCCCAGAAAATAG
- a CDS encoding Rho termination factor N-terminal domain-containing protein: MGEEKKKKEKPLEKMTATELRDVAKAIEGITGAHGMNKAELLEVIRKAKGIEVVGKQKDASYIRDIKGKIRELKKKREEVVSAGDAAKVTRLRLRINRLKKKTRRAA; this comes from the coding sequence ATGGGCGAAGAAAAGAAGAAAAAAGAAAAACCGCTGGAAAAGATGACGGCCACTGAATTGCGTGATGTGGCCAAGGCAATTGAAGGAATTACCGGTGCCCACGGGATGAACAAAGCGGAATTACTGGAAGTCATCCGGAAAGCCAAGGGTATAGAAGTCGTCGGAAAGCAGAAGGATGCATCATATATTCGTGATATTAAAGGAAAAATCAGAGAGCTCAAGAAGAAGCGGGAAGAAGTTGTCAGCGCCGGGGATGCCGCCAAAGTGACCAGGCTGCGTCTTCGTATCAATCGCCTCAAAAAGAAAACCCGCCGGGCCGCCTGA